In Streptomyces sp. 840.1, one DNA window encodes the following:
- a CDS encoding serine/threonine-protein kinase: MNGRLIDGRYQLATILGQGGMGQVWTAYDQRLDRRVAVKLVRPDKVTGPMGSDAAGELRRRFVRECRVTAQVDHPGLVTVHDAGSDGDELFLVMQYVEGADLADHLTEHTPYPWQWSVAVAAQLCAVLSAVHAVPIVHRDLKPRNVMVRPEGTVLVLDLGVASVLDTDTTRLTHTGTPIGSPAYMAPEQAMGGAVGPYTDLYALGILLHELLSGDVPFAGSTALGVLHRHLYEAPVPVRQIRGDIPEALEALVLRLLAKDPQHRPSGAQEVYESLAPLLPARGAGLPGGPLDPTRPFLRPHAPWPDRVTTPPAARPAPVPALPARPDVAAAVDEVKKLLGEGRITHAVDLLGGILPAAAEQHGESSPVVRILRKQYAATLMDDGQYRRALPELRRLADDRAAEAGPADPQTLQFRQDTAQCLEQLGEPAAALAEYRAVLPYYENRYATGDDPARSFEIRHRIGQLLLALGDHTAAIAGLRSLLYDTEHRYGPHHPLPVELRRQLARQLQVRGG, translated from the coding sequence GTGAACGGCCGCCTCATCGACGGGCGATACCAACTGGCCACGATCCTCGGCCAGGGCGGCATGGGCCAGGTCTGGACGGCCTACGACCAGCGCCTGGACCGCCGCGTCGCGGTCAAGCTGGTGCGCCCCGACAAGGTCACCGGCCCCATGGGCAGCGACGCGGCAGGCGAACTGCGGCGCCGCTTCGTCCGCGAGTGCCGCGTCACCGCCCAGGTCGACCACCCCGGCCTGGTCACCGTCCACGACGCGGGCAGCGACGGCGACGAACTCTTCCTCGTCATGCAGTACGTCGAGGGCGCCGACCTCGCCGACCACCTCACCGAGCACACCCCGTACCCCTGGCAGTGGTCCGTCGCCGTCGCCGCCCAGCTCTGCGCCGTCCTGAGCGCCGTCCACGCGGTGCCGATCGTCCACCGCGACCTGAAGCCCCGCAACGTGATGGTGCGCCCCGAAGGCACCGTCCTCGTCCTGGACCTCGGAGTCGCCTCCGTCCTGGACACCGACACCACCCGCCTCACCCACACCGGCACACCCATCGGCTCACCCGCCTACATGGCCCCCGAGCAGGCCATGGGCGGCGCCGTCGGCCCGTACACCGACCTGTACGCACTCGGCATCCTGCTGCACGAACTCCTCAGCGGAGACGTCCCGTTCGCCGGCTCCACCGCGCTCGGCGTACTGCACCGCCACCTCTACGAGGCACCCGTGCCCGTCCGGCAGATCCGGGGCGACATCCCCGAGGCGCTCGAGGCGCTCGTACTGCGGCTGCTCGCCAAGGACCCGCAGCACCGCCCCTCCGGCGCCCAGGAGGTCTACGAGAGCCTCGCCCCCCTGCTCCCCGCCCGAGGTGCCGGACTGCCCGGCGGACCGCTCGACCCGACCCGCCCCTTCCTGCGCCCCCACGCCCCGTGGCCCGACCGCGTGACCACCCCGCCCGCCGCCCGGCCCGCACCGGTGCCCGCACTGCCCGCCCGGCCCGATGTCGCCGCCGCCGTCGACGAGGTCAAGAAGCTGCTCGGCGAAGGCCGGATCACCCACGCCGTCGACCTCCTCGGCGGCATCCTGCCCGCCGCCGCCGAACAGCACGGCGAGAGCTCCCCCGTCGTCCGCATCCTGCGCAAGCAGTACGCCGCCACGCTCATGGACGACGGCCAGTACCGCCGCGCCCTGCCCGAGCTGCGCCGGCTCGCCGACGACCGCGCGGCCGAGGCCGGACCGGCCGACCCGCAGACCCTCCAGTTCCGCCAGGACACCGCACAGTGCCTGGAGCAACTGGGCGAGCCCGCCGCCGCGCTCGCGGAGTACCGCGCCGTCCTCCCGTACTACGAGAACCGGTACGCCACCGGCGACGACCCGGCCCGCTCCTTCGAGATCCGCCACCGCATCGGCCAGCTCCTGCTCGCCCTCGGCGACCACACCGCGGCCATCGCCGGGCTGCGGTCACTGCTGTACGACACCGAGCACAGATACGGGCCGCACCACCCGCTGCCCGTCGAACTCCGCCGCCAGCTGGCACGCCAGCTGCAGGTCCGCGGCGGCTGA